Proteins from a genomic interval of Micromonospora sp. NBC_00389:
- a CDS encoding cold-shock protein, with protein MQGTVASYDAATRSGVLLLDDGTEMRFPARAFDASGLRLLRLGQRVRIDTDPDGEVVRVTLPTMN; from the coding sequence ATGCAAGGCACGGTGGCCAGCTACGACGCGGCGACGCGCAGCGGGGTCCTGCTGCTCGACGACGGCACCGAGATGCGCTTCCCGGCTCGGGCCTTCGACGCCTCCGGGCTGCGGCTGCTCCGGCTCGGCCAGCGGGTCCGCATCGACACCGATCCCGACGGCGAGGTCGTCCGGGTGACATTGCCGACGATGAACTGA